GGATGGGCGCGTACTagtcattggaaagatcaagcacaaactgcctaatcttcaaaggagccacagaggttggaattctgcagcaaagggtgggcgcaaacagcacgattggaaaccaatcgcaccGGAATAGGGCTTGAAGATAATTGCTtaaacaagaaagggtttaagcaaATTTTGGAATGGTCTGtagctacgaaagcttcctccagactgaacacttgattcaaatggcgagaaagaagttcaatggagacctacccgcacctcgcggtgtggtttgatgtctCGACCGAGGTCCGAACTAACCTGTAAGCGAAAAGTGAGGAGAGGAGGGCGACCAACGCCGATTCGACGATAGGTCTCTATAGAAGGGGGTTTTGACGAAATGCTCTGATCGACGGTAGGAGAAGATGACCGCGACCGTTCCttgcacaacagaacacgttcCACAGGGCGCAAGACAACCAATCGAAGGTGCTGGAGGATGGAAGCCGACTTTCAATGTAGAAGCGCGGTCACGGCGAGAATCTGTGTTGtttgtgtcgttcgtgccgatcgtgccgattgtgcagATCGTGTCGTTCGTTCCGATCGTTGGTAattttatttaccatatttgaTGActatttagaaaagaaaattatatttataatacttaatGGATTATTAGTTCATAAATTGATTTGTCACCAAACTTATTATAGATAATGAGATattaactatataataaaaaactaaatataaaaaagataataatttaattattaataaaactaaatattgatattatttttttattaatcaaccaatatttcatataatataattaacatcACATTAAACATTCATCACGAGTACTAGAACATCTTCCACTAGTGCAACCATTCTGCAACAACTACATTgatttgttgtctcaagtttatTATCTGCAATTTATTATgcaaaatattaaagataataaatacaaatatatatatgtttttagaaaaacggtttaacactatttcattaaaaatccaAAAGTGAGAGgagtcaataatcaaaactaaacaaaccctagttttgattataAGATTACAAACAAAAGACCGAAAAGTTTTTGAATGGTGGCAGTAAAATCACATtacaaaataaagattaaaatgaaCATAGACTACAATCTAGCTATCCCAACCTATGTTGTCTTCATAACCGTCTTTTGACCATATTGCATTCTTCCACGTCTCAATTTTCTCGCGTTCTTCATGAAgagagattgaattgaagcagATGATGATGCCTGTCTgctcttattgtttaatcttcctctatatgaactcatactaacataataaaatgtattatttttcaggatttcaAGTTTTTGTCAATACTTTCCTTTGCTTCAGTTTTCcgtgtttgaggatcaacaaccttagTTTCCTTCTCCTCTATTCTATCTTTTATTTCATCTTCTGCATCTTCCTCATCCTTGTATTTAGGTTTATATTCTTCAGAATCCCATGTTTCATcaatttcctttcctttcttaattccctcttcttgagtttgatttcCTTTTGTTCCTTCGCCCGAATTCAGAACATCTTTCCCTTTGGCATTGCTTTCTTTTGCTTCTTGTTTTTCTACAACTGTTTCATTTGTACTAGGAACCTTTTGTTGTTTGACTTCTCCATTCTGCATTTGTTGTTCCTGGTTTGCTTTCTGGTTGGCCATTAATTTAGGGCATCTCATTATAGAATGTTTAAAGGTATTGCAGTTCACTCATATGTACGGTCGCTATTCATAGTGTATGCCCATCTTGGTAGCATTTCCCTTTCGATTCACCACTATAATTTCGTTGGGGAGAACGCTTCTGGGTTGAACTTCAACATTCATCCTAGCATATGTGAGATTTTTGCTTTCCTCAGTGATTTTGTCCATGTATAGCGGGTTTCCTAGAAGGCTAGCAAAATGGCTTAAGGCTTCCGCATTATACATATGGGGAGGAATATTTCGCAACTTGAACCAGATTTGCACTATTTCTTTTGGAATACTATCATAACTCGTACCCTCCTTCCATTTTTCGAGCTTCATGCATTTTTTCCCCACGTGTATGTCCCAactctaaaattttctcaagattagcctcttgattgaatttcagGAAATATATGTCGTGACTGTTAGAGGTGACCTTTATTAGACCTTCTTTTCCCCATTGCTTCATGAGTTCTTCCTTGGTGGCATCAAAAGTGACAGGTTTTTTCTCAATATAATTACCCACTATCACTTGTTCCCATGATCgaacacatttttcttccacGTCTGATGGTAGCTTGAACTCAAAGGGATTTTCGAGTTTTTCCACATTTGTTTTGAATGCACCTAGGAAAATCCGTCCATTTTCTAGGATtttgttttcactttcttttgcTAAGTTTTGACCCTACTTTGTGTCTAGATTCTTCTTCCAGACTTGATCAACCTGACAATTTGTGTActtcttcagagtataaacCTTTGTCTTGGTACATTTTGCCAACTATTTCATTGTATTGACAGAACAACTAACAATAATGTCatactcctctttttttagaAGGTTCTAATCTTGGAGGTAGTGCAGATTTAATTGAATAGTGATTTATTGAGCCCTTTCTTTGTTATGAatcatttctcaatttttaGTTTGCATCAGCATCCTTAAAATTTGGTTTCTCAGCTCTTTGAGGTTTGCCCTCTCATTAAAACCAACCCTCCATTTTCCTTTTGCCTTCTCTTCGGTTTCCTCTATTTCCCCTGCTTTCTTGTTTACTGCATTATTTTGACATTTATTTCCAACCCCGATTTCTTCTAGACCAGCACTATTTTCCTTTTGTTCCCCTGTACTTTCCTTCTTCTTACTGTACTTTCCTTCTTCTTACTGGT
This portion of the Impatiens glandulifera unplaced genomic scaffold, dImpGla2.1, whole genome shotgun sequence genome encodes:
- the LOC124917613 gene encoding uncharacterized protein LOC124917613 yields the protein MANQKANQEQQMQNGEVKQQKVPSTNETVVEKQEAKESNAKGKDVLNSGEGTKGNQTQEEGIKKGKEIDETWDSEEYKPKYKDEEDAEDEIKDRIEEKETKVVDPQTRKTEAKESIDKNLKS